In Bradyrhizobium manausense, the sequence TGCTGCTGGCGCTTGGGCTTGCGGCACCTGCGACACCATCCTTCGCGCAGGCGGCAGGTCATGTCAGGATCAAGATCATCAAGGCCGGCCTTCTGGTCGGCGGCGGCGCTGGCAGCGGAACGCTGGTCTATCGCGGCAAGACCTATCCGATCAAGGTCACCGGTCTGAGCTTCGGCATTACGGCCGGCGCCACGATCGGCCGTCTCGACGGCTGGGCCTCTGATATCCGCGACGTCGGTGACTTCGCCGGCACCTACAGCTCCGTCGGCGGCGGTTTTGCGCTGGTCGGCGGCGTCAACGGCGTCCACCTCCGCAACGAGAAGGGCGTCACGATCGTGCTCCAGGGCCCGAAGGCGGGACTGGAATTGGCAGCCAATCTCAGCACCATCGTGATCTCGTTGAAGTAGCGGGATGCCCCGTAATCGGCCGGGGCCTCTAATCATGGCCGAGGCCCACGTCGCTAACGTGGAATTAATCCGAAAAGCCCACAATTTTAGGCAGTTGTGTAAGTGAGTGCTGCGTAAGGGAGGCGTCGCGAGGACGTTCCGGCGACGGCCTCCTTTTGCTCGCTCATGAGGTCCGCATGACCACGACATCCGAAACGCTGGGCTTCGCCGAGCACCTCGACGCTGCCGCACTTGCAGCCGCAGCATCCGAACCCCATGACGAGCTCGAAGCCTTGGAAACGCCGGCGCCCGGCAAGCGCTCCAGCCGGAAGTCGGTTGTGGCGTTTGCAGTGTGTGCCTTGGCGATCAATGGCGCAGCGGCCATCTATACTTTGCCGTTCGATCTTCCGTCGCCTGATATCAGCAGCCTGGCCGCACTGCTTCCGAGCCGGGAAGCCGTCGCGCCAAAGCCGGATCCGGTTGTCGCTGCGTTGAAGGAAATCCAGTCGGCCCAGCAGCAGCAGGCTGCCGCGCTGCAGGAGATCAATTCCTCCTTGCAGCAAAACACCGCTCTGCGGCAGCAGGACTCGACGGTCCTCGTGTCTCTCCGACAGAGCATCACGGACGAGAGGGGCGACGTGAAGAAGATATCGCCACAGCTTTCAACGCTGATCGCGAAGATCGACTCGCTGCAAAACACGATGACCTCTGAGGTCACTTCGTCCATTCGAAGGGCGCATGCTCGCTACGGATTGCCCGCAGCGGTGCGCAAGCGGATGCTGCGCGAGTCGAAATCTATCGTGCCCGTATCGATCGGACCCGTGTCTGTTGGGGGCGCTCCGCTGACTGCGCCGGCTACGGTCGCGGCGCCGGAAAGCTGAAAGCATGCGCAGTTAAGGGAGATTTGGTGAGCGCGCTGGGGCTCGAACCCAGGACCCCGTGATTAAAAGTCACGTGCTCTACCGGCTGAGCTACGCGCTCCCATGGCCGCTGATGGCTTGAACTCGCTCGCCATCGTCTTCGGACATTCGAGAAGCATGTCTTGCCGCGACGCTTAGGCCTGCGTCGTGGGGAAAACCGGCTGCTTCCGGATCATGCTTTCGGCCCGCGCTGTGTAGGTGGATGGGGCGCGGAGGTCAATAGCGGGAATAGCTGCCAAATCAAGCGGCGGCAGCGAGGATTTTCTTGCCGATTCCAGCGCTTAGGCCAAGGTTTTCATCCTGATTGGCGAAGTGTCATCCACCTCCAAGACCCCACGACCTTTTAATCACGGGGTCCGAGTGTCCAAATCAGCCCCGTCAGTTCGCCTCCCGCCGCACCTCACTCGGCACCGGCTGGGCATTGCCTGGTGTCGGCAGGGAGACGGGGCGCAAGCCGATCAGCTCGGCAGTGCGGATCGCGCTGTCGCGCCAGAACTGGAACGAGTTGATGCGGCTGAGCTCGAGGATCGCAATCGCAACCGCCGCCAGGAACGGCAAGCTTTGCAGCACCAGGACGCCGGCGAAGATGTAGATCTCGGTGATCTGTCGAAAGCTGTTGGAGGCCACCAGCACGCCGGCACCAACCAGGAGCAGCGTGCCGATCACGGCCTCCCAGAACGCCTGGAACTCGATCGACATCCTGGACAGGCCACCCTTCGAGGTGCGCGCGAACGCGATGTGCTCGGTGATCAGGCCTTGGGCGACCGCGCGCGACACCGTCCATTGCACGCTCATCGCCGCGATCATGGCACCCAGCATCTGGCCGGGTTTGATCGCCACGCGCGCGCGGTACATCGACAGGAAGTGGGCGAGCGAGACGATGAAGGCGCCGATGATCGGCAGCGTCAAAATCTTGTCCGGGATGGCAATGTCGGCGAACGCAACGATCGGCACCCAGACGAGGTTGAGCAGGGCCACGACGACGCCGAGGCTTTCGGCCCCGAGCCAGTTCAGCCAGCCGAGGCCATATTCGCGCTTCTGGTCGGGTGTCAGCCGGCTCCGCCCCGGGAGGAAATGCCGCCAGTGCTTCTTGACGATCTGAAGGCCGCCATAGGCCCAACGGTGACGCTGCTTCTTGAAGGCCTCGTAGGTGTCGGGAAGCAGTCCCTTGCCGTAGCGGTAGCGCGTGTAGTGGGTGGTCCAGCCGAGCTCCTGGATCGCAAGGCCGAGATCCGAGTCCTCGCAGATCGTGTCGGATGACCAGCCGCCGGCCATGTCCATCGCGGCGCGGCGGATCAGGCACATCGTGCCGTGCACGATGACTGCATTGAGCTCGTTGCGCTGAACCATGCCGATGTCGAAGAAGCCGGCATATTCGCCGTTCATGATGTAGTGCATGATCGAGAGGTCGCCGTCGCGGTGCTCCTGCGGCGCCTGGACGAGACCGACGCCGGGATCAGCGAAAGCCGGCACGAGGTCCTTCAGCCAGTCGGGTTCGACGACATAGTCGGCATCGAGGATGCCGATGATCTCAGCATCGGCGGCGGTGCGGTCCATCGCGATGCGCAGCGCGCCTGCCTTGAAACCCTGCACCTTCTCGGCGTTGATGAACTTGAAGCGTTCACCGAGCGCACGGCAGTGATCCTGGATCGGCTGCCAGAACGCGGGGTCGGGCGTGTTGTTGATGATGACGACGCATTCGTAGTTCGGATAATCGAGCCGCGACAGCGCATCGAGCGTCTGCTTCAGCATGTCGACCGGCTCGAAATACGCGGGGATGTGGATCGAGACCTTCGGGTAGTAGTTCTCGGCCGCGTTCTCGATCGGCTTGCCCTTGGCGAGCAATCGCTGCGGCGGCCGGCCGAAGGCCACGGCCGCGATCTCGTCGATGCGCGCCATCGCGATGAGGACAAGAGGCACAAGCAGAATCATGCCGAGCGTCAGCGCGAAGGCCGAGCCGAAGATGAAATAGTGTCCGTTCCAGAACGCGAACACGGTCGCGGCCCAGGCGCCGACACCGTTAGCGGCAGCCGACAGCAAGAACACCTGTTTTGCAGTCGGTTGCTCCAGTCGGAGGATCGGCAGTGACAAGAGGATGCCGACCAGCAGCGCGATCGTCATCAGCTTCCAATAATCGGGATTTTCGACCGGGCCGGTCCAGGCGAATTTCGGCTCGCGGTTGGCGTTGAGGATGCCCCAGTAGGGACCGACGCCGCCCTCAAAATACTTCCAGGGCTGATCGATCGCTTCGACGATGTTGTAGTCCATGCCAAGCGCTTCGGCGCGCGTGACGAAGTTGCGTAAGGTGAGGGCCTGCTGGAACGGGCCGGGGTCTGCGTTGCGCAGATTATATCCGGCGCTCGGCCAGCCGAACTCGGCGATGACGATCCGCTTGCCCGGGAACTGATTGCGCAAAAGGTTGTAGCGGTCGACGGCCTGGTCGACCGCCTGGTCCGAGCGGAAATTTTCCCAGTAGGGCAGGACGTGCGCGGCGATGAAATCGACGTTGGAGCCGAGGTCGGGATTGTCGCGCCAGATGTTCCAGATCTCGCCGGTGGTGACGGGCACGCGCACCGCGCTCTTCACCCGCTTGATCATCTCGATAAGGTCTTCGACCTTCTGCTCGCCGCGGTAGATCACCTCGTTGCCGACGACGACACCGTTGACGTTGCTGTTCTTGCGGGCGAGCTCGATCGCGGCCTTGATCTCGCGCTCGTTACGGTCGGGGTCCTTGTCGATCCAGGCGCCGACCGTGACCTTCAGGCCGAACTCGGCTGCGATCGGGGGCACCAGTTCCACGCCACCGGTCGACGAATAGAGGCGGATCGCGCGCGTCATGGTCGACAGCGTCTTCAGGTCGGCGCGGATTTTCTCGACGGTCGGGATGTTGTCGATGTCAGGGTGGGCCGAGCCTTCGAAAGGCGCGTAGGAAACACTCGGCAACAGGCCCTTGAAATCGGGCGCCGGTTCCTTGTCGCGCAGGACTCCCCAAAGGCCGGCGTGGAGCACGGACACAAGCAACAGAACGGCGGCGACAACGCGCATCGCGGCTAAACCAAAAGGGGCTGAGGGAGCAGGGAAGCGGACCCGACCCCGAGATCCGACCAAGTCCGCGGCAACTGGAGCATACCTCTGCCGCGCGGTTTCACAACTGTCATGACCTCATGTCCTTATGAGGGCATGGCAATTTTTGGAAGCGTGGCAGTGCCAACCGCCTCTATCGCCGACCGTTCCTGAACGGAGGCTGAAGCCGGCCTGCGGCTATTTGGACGGGGCCGGCGTCGGACTGGCTGCGGGCGAGGGGCTCGCCGCCGGCTGCGGCTGTGCGGCGCCGGCGGCCGGTGCGGGCGACGGGGCAGCGGCGGTTGTCTGCTGCGGCTGCGCAGCAGGGTTGATCCAGCAGGCCTGGGTCAGATTATTCAGGCTGTTCGGAACCTTGTCGTCGATCTGGGTGAGGAAGCGGGTCAGGCATCGGAACGCGGCCTGGATGTGACCGCCGGGGCAGCCGAAGCGGTCGTAAAGATCGATGTGGCGGAAGGCGGTATCGAGGTCGTCCCTATACATCAGCTGAACCGCGCGACGGCCGAGCCAGACGCATTCAGGGTTGCCGGCCGGACCATTAACGGCGCGGGCAGCTTCGGCGAACTCGTCGATCCGCTTTTGGTTCTGGTTCTGATTGGCTTCCTTGGCGGCATCGGCGGGCTGGGCGGCGGCCTTGCCCTGTTCAGGTGCTGGTGAGCCGCTCTGGGCGGAGGCGCCCCCAAGGCTGACCAGGAGGACAAGGGAGGAGACGGCCAAACTGGCGGCGAACTGCCGCAGGACCGCATTTCTTAACTCGAACACCCGTCGCCGCATGAATTCCCCAATATCTCAGCCGTCCGTCCGCGGGGGAGGACCTCGCGAACGCCGCCGTGATGGCGTCCAAATGGGTCTCCAATGCGGCGGAAAAGTCCCGCAAAATCCATTGACCTGTATTTGGATTTTTGTCCAGCAAAGTCACGATCCTAGGGCCCGGTCGAACGGCCGCAGCCCAATTCGTCGGGGAGAGGTGCGGCCAAGGCGCGTCACCCCCTTGGCAGATGGCGTGCTAGCAGGTAATCGACGGACCCTTCGCGGAGGACGGAACCAATTTCTCTTCGTACGCCACTGGCGCTCCTGCTCGTTTCCCTGGGTGCGATTGCTGCCGTGTGGTGGTGGCTTGCCACGCCGATCGTGCTCGCGCGCGCTCCCATCGATCCCAATGACAAGGTCCAATGCGTCTCCTACGCCCCGTTCCGCGGTGAGCAGACGCCGTTGAACGCCTGGACCCATATCGAAGCGGACCAGATCGAGCAGGACCTGCGCCAGCTCAAGCAGATCACCGACTGTGTCCGCACTTATTCGATCGAGAACGGGCTCGATCAGGTGCCTTCGGTCGCGGCCAAGGTCGGCGGGCTGAAGGTGATCCAGGGTATCTGGCTCGGCAGCAATCGCGCCAAGAACTTTGAGCAAGTGTCGACCGCTGTCCGCCTGACCAAGGAATTTCCCGACACCATCTCCGCTCTCGTCGTCGGCAACGAGGTGCTTCTGCGCGGAGAGATGACGACGCAGGATCTCACCGCGATCATCCGTTCGGTGAAGGCGCAGGTCAGCGTGCCCGTGACCTATGCCGACGTCTGGGAATACTGGCTGAAGAACCGCGAGGTCTATGACGCCGTCGACTTTGTCACGATTCACATCTTGCCGTATTGGGAGGATATGCCGGTGAAGGCGAAATTCGCCTCTGCCCATGTCGAGGCGATCCGCGAGCGGATGGCGGTGGCATTCCCCGGCAAGGAGATACTGATCGGCGAGACCGGCTGGCCGAGCGAGGGTCGTATGCGCGAAGGCGCGCTGCCGTCACGGGCCAACCAGGCCCGCGTCGTCTCGGAAATCCTGGCACTGGCGAAGTCGCAGAAGTTTCGCGTCAATCTGATCGAGGCCTATGACCAACCGTGGAAGCGGCGGCTCGAAGGCACCGTCGGTGGCTATTGGGGCCTGATCGATTCCGTGCGGCGTCAGCTGAAATATCCGCCGGGCGAGCCGATCAGCAATTTCCCGTTCTGGAAATGGTACATGGGCGCCGGCATGGTCCTCAGCGTGCTGGTGTTCGCGGTCGCCGGCATCACCCTGCGCCGCCGGCCCTGGACGCCGCGCGTCTCGGCCTGGCTCGGCGTCGGCATCTCCGCGACATCGGCGGGCATCCTGCTCGGGATCGCCGCCGACAAGATGTATTACGAAAGCTATGGCTGGGGTGGTTGGCTGCAATGGGGCCTGCTGCTGCTCGCCGGCATCTTGTCGCCGATCTTCTGCGCGCAGGCGCTCGTCATCGGCCGCAGTCTGCCGACCTTCCTCGACCTGCTCGGTCCGCGCGAAGGCCGGAAATGGTCAAAGCTCTCCGCCGTGCTTTGCCTGACCCTCGCCGTGACGGCGGTGATCGCCGCCGAGACCGCGCTCGGCTTCGTGTTCGATCCGCGCTATCGCGACTTTCCCTATGCCTCGCTGACGATGGCGGTGGTGCCGTTCGCGCTGTTGATGCTGAACCGGCCGCAGATCGGCGTGCGTCCGATCGCGGAGGCCGTGTTCGGAGGATTGTTGGCGCTGTCGGCGGCCTACATCCTTCTGAACGAAGGCCGCGTCAACTGGCAGGCGATGTGGACTTGCGCAATCTATCTGTTGTTTGCGCTCACGCTGTGGCGGGCGCGGGCCGAGCAAAGCCAAGGATGAGCAGGCCGATCGCAAGGCCCGCCAGCGCGATGTTGTAGAGGACGATGCCGAGGCCGGCTGCGACCACGCCGAGCGTGAGCAGGACGATCGAAGGCCGCATCAGGTTCAGCGCTGCGATCACCAGTGCGACGATGCCGAACACCGAGTTCTTGAACAGCGACGTCGACACCGAGCGCGCTTTGCAGATCATGGTCTGCAAGCCGGCATCGCATGCGAGCGCCACCTGCGAGAACTCGACCGCGAAATAGCGCACATAAAGCGCCCAGCCGACGGTCACAAAACCAACGACGATGAGGAACTGAACCTGATAGGGCGTGAGACGAAACGGCTTCTTTGTCATGCCGGCAATATGGTCGGGATGGCGGAAGGGAGCAACAGGGGCGGAGCATTTTTACACGGGAGCCCCCGCGTGACTCGTTGCACTCCTTGACCGCAGGCCGTGTGCTCCGGAACCGTCTGCACTGCCATCCAGCTCAGCCAGTTGCCTACAGCTTCTTGAGGAGCGCGCTTCAGGCGAGACGCCCGACTTTTCCAGCAAACCCTCTGATTGCCCTATCGTCTGAAGAACGACGATATCGTCGAACTTGCCGACGCCGTCTCAGGCTTGGCCTGAGCAGCCGGTTGAGGCGGGGGTGCAGGTGCCGGCTCCTCGCGCCTTGACGAGCGCCTGGAGTAGCTGCGGCGATGCTTCTCGGGCTTGGCGACGGGCGCGGGCGCAGGGGTGGCTTCAGCTTGCGGTACCGCGTCCTGGGTCTTTTCCGGGTTCGTGTCCTGGTGCTTGTCCTGGTTCTTGTCCGAATGCTTGTCCTGGGCCTTCTCCGAGCCGCCACGCATCGACAGGCGCTGGCCGTCGAACACCGTTGTCTCGCAATGGCGGTCGTTCTCGGCAAGGCCTGCGCAGAGCTTTGCAGCGGCCGCGGCATTGATCAGGGGGCCGGCCCCCAGGCGGAGCTGCATGCCGAGGCCGTTATTGCCTTCCTTGATCATGATGATCGGCCGTAGCGCGCCGACCTCCGGATGGGACTTGCTCAGGCCGCGCCAGAGCGCACGCAGGCCGTCGACCGAGTTCGCACTGCCGAGATCGATGGCAAAGCGCGTCTGCTGGACTGCGATTGCGGGAGACTCGGGTTCGGTCGCCTCGGGCGGCTTGGCTGGTGCTGCGGCGACTTCGGTGAGCGCAGGCGTCGCGTCGGGCTTCGTCTCGGCAGCCTTCTCAGTCGATTCCGGCTGGATCAGTTTCGACGCGGCCGGATCCGGCGGCGCCATGATGGATTTCGGTGGCACCAGCGGAAGGATCGGGATCGCCGAGGTCGTCGCTGGCGACTGTGGAACGAGCGAGGCGGCAGAGGCCATTTGCGGCGCGCTCGATTGATCTTTCGCGGACTCTTTCGAGCTGTCCTTGGTGTCCTTGCCGGCATTTCCGCGCGGCTTGTCGACCAGCGAAGCGGCAGTCGATGCGACCGGTGCGACCTCCGGTGCCGGCGTCGAGGGCTGTGCGGCAGCGACGGGCACGTCCTGCGGCTTCGAGGCCGGCGTTTGCTGCGATGTCGCGTTCTGCTTGGCGATGGCGCCGGTGACGGAATCGAGCCCCTGTTCGAGCACCGTGACGCGCGAATAGAGCCTGTCGCGATCGGTGTTCAGCGTGTCGATGGCGGAGGCGAGGCGACGGGATTCGAGCTGGCTTTCCTTGGTCAGTACCTGGAGCTGGTCGGATTGGCGGGCGAGATCGGCGGAGGCGACCTGGTCGCGCCGCCAGCCGAGCTGGGCCTGGTTGGCCATCACGGCAACCACGACGGCGCCGACGGCGGTCACGCCCCAGGTGCCCAGGCGCCAAAGCATGCGGCGATCGAACGCGCTTTCCTCGGCCAAAAGTCCGGAGAACAGCCCCCCGGTCTCCTTGTCGCCGAACGCATCCGCCAGTGGGTCGGAATCCTTTGCCATGAACGTCGACTGCCCAGCCCTGTCTGGCTTCCCCGAATCAATCAAGGAACATTAACAGGAAAACCCACGCGCACTTGAATTCCGGGCGTTTGCGGGGGTAGCAAGGCGACACCCGCTCGCCGAGCGTTGGTGCAACGAACGATTCGGCCGTATTTGACAGGATTGCGATGACCGCCCGCTCAAGCCTCACGATCGTGCTCGCCGCAGGCGAAGGCACGCGCATGCGATCGAGCCTGCCGAAGGTGCTGCATCCCGTGGCTTCCCAGACGTTGCTGGCCCATGTGCTCGGCGCCGCACCGCAGGGAACCGGCACCGCGCTCGCGGTGGTGATCGGTCCCGATCACCAGGCCGTCGCCGACGAGGCGAAGCGTATCCGCTCCGATGCGCTCATCTTCGTGCAGGCCGAGCGGCTCGGCACGGCACATGCGGTGCTGGCGGCGCGGGAGGCGATCGCGCGCGGCGTCGACGATGTCCTGATCGCGTTCGGCGATACGCCGCTGATCTCGGCTGAGACTTTATCGCGGCTCCGTACGCCGCTTGCGAACGGCGCCGCGATTGCCGCGCTCGGCTTCCGTGCGGCGGACCCGACCGGCTATGGCCGCTTCATCGTCGAGGGCGACCGCCTCGTCGCGATCCGCGAGCACGCCGATGCCAGCGCAGACGAACGCAAGATCGATTTGTGCAATGCCGGCGTGATGGCGCTCGACGGGCGCCGCGCGCTCGCAATCCTGGACAAGATCGGCAACGCGAATTCCAAGGGCGAGTACTATCTGACCGATGCGGTCGGCATTGCCGGCGACAATGGATGGGAGTCCGTCGTGATCGAGACCAGCGAGGACGAAGTGCGCGGCATCAACACCAAGGCGCAGCTTGCGGAAGCAGAAGCCGTGATGCAAACGCGGCTGCGCAAGGCCGCAATGGAGGCTGGCGTCACGCTGATCGCCCCTGAGACGGTCTTTCTCGCCGCCGACACTATCTTTGGCAAGGACGTCACCATCGAGCCGTTCGTGGTGATCGGCCCCGGCGTGTCGATTGCCGATGGCGCGGTGATCCATTCCTTCTCGCACATCGTCGAGACCACACTCGGCAAGAAGGTGTCGATCGGCCCCTATGCGCGCCTCCGTCCCGGCACTTCGCTCGGCGACGGCGCGCGGATCGGCAATTTCGTGGAGACCAAGGCCGCGACGCTGGAGGCCGGCGTCAAGGTCAACCATCTCTCCTACATTGGCGATGCCACCGTTGGCGCCAATTCCAACATCGGCGCCGGCACCATCACCTGCAACTACGACGGCTTCAAGAAGCACAAGACGTTGATCGGGCAGGGCGCGTTCGTCGGCACCAACTCCTCGCTGGTCGCACCCGTCAAGATCGGCAACGGCGCCTACATCGGTTCCGGCTCGGTGATCACGCGCGATGTGCCTGACGATGCGATGGCGCTGGAGCGCAATCAGCAGACCATCCGCGAGGGCGGAGCAGCGCGCTATCGCGAGATGAAGACAAGCGGCAAGAAAACGGAAAAGCAGACTGAAAAATAAGCGCCGCTATTCGTCGTCGGCGAATTCGGAGAAGATCGCCCGCGTCAGGCGCCAGCCCCGCGGCTTGGCGCGCTTCGCGGGCTCACCTTGCGGATGCTTGATGAAGACGGGCTTGCTTTCCCTGCCGCGCTGGGGCGGCGGCCAATGCGCAAGGTGCGTGCCGGAGGTTTCGCTGGCGCGCAGATACATCGAAGACAGACCTTTGCGGTCGGACGTGGCTTTCATGGCCTTGATCTCCCGGGCTCGAATCGTTGGCCAAATTTGTTGACAACGAGTTAATGCGCGCGGTTAAAGGCCGGCCACATCGACGCAGCATCTGGGATCGCCGTCGGCGGTCGCTGTCGCAATCGGTCATAATTATTGAGTATCTGGTTCCTTAGGAACTTCGCTAAAAACCGGGCGCGTCGTTTAGGCGATTTTTCGACGATTTGGGGGATATTGATCCGCATGTGCGGGATTGTCGGCATTCTCGGGCGCGAGCCGGTTGCAGAGCAATTGGTGGATTCGCTCAAACGTCTCGAATATCGCGGCTACGATTCCGCGGGCGTCGCCACGCTCGAAGGCAAGCATCTCGAGCGCCGTCGCGCCGAGGGCAAGCTGAAGAATCTGGAGAAGCGGCTTGAGGCCGAGCCGCTGAAAGGCACCACCGGCATCGGTCACACCCGCTGGGCCACCCATGGCAAGCCGACCGTCAATAACGCGCATCCGCATGCGACCGAGCGCGTTGCTGTGGTCCACAACGGCATCATCGAGAATTTCCGCGAGCTGCGCGAGGAGCTCGAAAAGAAGGGCACGGTGTTTCACACCGAGACCGACACCGAGGTCGTGCTGCATCTCGTCGACGATCTCCTGACGCGCGGCAACAAGCCGGTGGAAGCAGTCAAGCTGACGCTGGCGCGCCTGCGCGGCGCCTTCGCGCTCGGCTTCATCTTCGCCGGCGATGACGATCTCTTGATCGGCGCGCGCAACGGCCCGCCGCTGGCGATCGGCTACGGCGACGGCGAGATGTATCTCGGCTCGGACGCGATCGCGCTCGGCCCGTTCACCGACACGATCAGCTATCTCGAAGACGGCGATTGGGTCGTGCTGACCCGCAAGAGCGCAACGATCTTCGACAAGGACGGCCACGCCGTCACGCGCGATAAGGTCAAGCACGCCGCCTCGACCTCGCTGGTCGACAAGGCCAATTACCGCCACTTCATGGCGAAGGAAATCCACGAGCAGCCGGAAGTGGTCGGCCATACGCTCGCGCGCTATGTCGACATGGCGACCGAGCGCGTCTCGCTGCCGGTCAAGCTGCCCTTCGACTTCAACGACATCCAGCGCATCAACATCACGGCGTGCGGCACCGCGAGCTATGCCGGCATCGTCGCGAAATACTGGTTCGAGCGCTTTGCGCGCTTGCCGGTCGAGGTCGATGTCGCCTCCGAATTCCGCTATCGCGAAGCGCCGCTGCGCAAGGGCGACCTCGCCATCTTCATCTCGCAGTCCGGCGAGACAGCCGATACGCTGGCCGCATTGCGCTATGCCAAGGCCGAGGGCGCGCATACCATTGCCGTCGTCAATGTGCCGACCTCGACCATCGCGCGCGAGAGCGAGACCGTGCTGCAGACGCTGGCTGGCCCCGAGATCGGCGTCGCCTCGACCAAGGCCTTCACCTGCCAGCTCATGGTGCTGGCGAACCTCGCGATTGCGGCCGGCAAGGCCAGAGGCGAATTGTCCGGGGAGGATGAGACCAAACTCGTCCACGGCCTCGTCGAAATCCCGCGTCTGATGTCGGCTGCGCTCACCAACGAACTTCAGATCGAGAAGCTCGCGCACCGGATCGCAAAATCCCGCGACGTGCTCTATCTCGGCCGCGGCACCAGCTTCCCGCTGGCGCTCGAAGGCGCACTGAAGCTGAAGGAAATCTCCTATATCCATGCCGAGGGCTATGCCGCCGGAGAACTCAAGCACGGCCCGATCGCGCTGATCGACGAGACCATGCCTGTTGTCGTCATCGCGCCCCACGACCGCGTGTTCGAGAAGACCGTCTCCAACATGCAGGAGGTCGCCGCGCGCGGCGGCAACATCATCCTGATGACAGACGCCAGGGGTGCGGCAGAGGCGACGGTGGATTCGCTCGTCACCATCGTCATGCCTGACATGGCCGCGGCCTTCACGCCGATGGTCTATGCCGTCCCCGTGCAGCTGCTCGCCTATCATACGGCTGTCGTGATGGGCACGGACGTTGACCAGCCGCGCAATCTCGCAAAATCGGTGACGGTGGAATAGGCAAAGGGAATCCGGTCGGACCGCTTCGTGGTCTTCCAAAACCTGCTAGAAGACCCTAGCTTGACCGAAGCGACCGACCTGGAACCCGAATGACCGCCCGCGACGACGCGCCTGCGCCTCTTGATCCTGCCCCGGAACCTCATACCGGCCTGATGGGCCGTTTCCGCAATTATTTCCTGACCGGACTGATCGTCACCGGTCCGATCGCGATCACGTTGTATCTGGTCTGGTGGTTCGTCACCTGGGTCGACGGCGTGGTGCGGCCATTTGTGCCGCTGGCCTACCGGCCGGAAACCTATTTGCCTTACGGTGTTCCCGGCTGGGGACTGATTGTCGCATTCTTCACGCTGACGCTGGTCGGCTTCCTCGCGGCGAACCTGATCGGCCGCACCCTGGTGGATGTCGGCGAGACTTTCCTCGGCCGGATCCCGGCCGTGCGCGCAATCTATCGCGGCCTGAAGCAGGTGTTCGAGACGCTGTTCTCGGGCAAGGGCTCGAGCTTCCGCAAGGTCGGCCTCGTCGAGTTTCCATCGCCGGGCATGTGGTCGATCGTGCT encodes:
- a CDS encoding glycosyltransferase; this translates as MRVVAAVLLLVSVLHAGLWGVLRDKEPAPDFKGLLPSVSYAPFEGSAHPDIDNIPTVEKIRADLKTLSTMTRAIRLYSSTGGVELVPPIAAEFGLKVTVGAWIDKDPDRNEREIKAAIELARKNSNVNGVVVGNEVIYRGEQKVEDLIEMIKRVKSAVRVPVTTGEIWNIWRDNPDLGSNVDFIAAHVLPYWENFRSDQAVDQAVDRYNLLRNQFPGKRIVIAEFGWPSAGYNLRNADPGPFQQALTLRNFVTRAEALGMDYNIVEAIDQPWKYFEGGVGPYWGILNANREPKFAWTGPVENPDYWKLMTIALLVGILLSLPILRLEQPTAKQVFLLSAAANGVGAWAATVFAFWNGHYFIFGSAFALTLGMILLVPLVLIAMARIDEIAAVAFGRPPQRLLAKGKPIENAAENYYPKVSIHIPAYFEPVDMLKQTLDALSRLDYPNYECVVIINNTPDPAFWQPIQDHCRALGERFKFINAEKVQGFKAGALRIAMDRTAADAEIIGILDADYVVEPDWLKDLVPAFADPGVGLVQAPQEHRDGDLSIMHYIMNGEYAGFFDIGMVQRNELNAVIVHGTMCLIRRAAMDMAGGWSSDTICEDSDLGLAIQELGWTTHYTRYRYGKGLLPDTYEAFKKQRHRWAYGGLQIVKKHWRHFLPGRSRLTPDQKREYGLGWLNWLGAESLGVVVALLNLVWVPIVAFADIAIPDKILTLPIIGAFIVSLAHFLSMYRARVAIKPGQMLGAMIAAMSVQWTVSRAVAQGLITEHIAFARTSKGGLSRMSIEFQAFWEAVIGTLLLVGAGVLVASNSFRQITEIYIFAGVLVLQSLPFLAAVAIAILELSRINSFQFWRDSAIRTAELIGLRPVSLPTPGNAQPVPSEVRREAN
- a CDS encoding beta-1-3, beta-1-6-glucan biosynthesis protein, whose translation is MRRRVFELRNAVLRQFAASLAVSSLVLLVSLGGASAQSGSPAPEQGKAAAQPADAAKEANQNQNQKRIDEFAEAARAVNGPAGNPECVWLGRRAVQLMYRDDLDTAFRHIDLYDRFGCPGGHIQAAFRCLTRFLTQIDDKVPNSLNNLTQACWINPAAQPQQTTAAAPSPAPAAGAAQPQPAASPSPAASPTPAPSK
- a CDS encoding beta-(1-6) glucans synthase is translated as MWWWLATPIVLARAPIDPNDKVQCVSYAPFRGEQTPLNAWTHIEADQIEQDLRQLKQITDCVRTYSIENGLDQVPSVAAKVGGLKVIQGIWLGSNRAKNFEQVSTAVRLTKEFPDTISALVVGNEVLLRGEMTTQDLTAIIRSVKAQVSVPVTYADVWEYWLKNREVYDAVDFVTIHILPYWEDMPVKAKFASAHVEAIRERMAVAFPGKEILIGETGWPSEGRMREGALPSRANQARVVSEILALAKSQKFRVNLIEAYDQPWKRRLEGTVGGYWGLIDSVRRQLKYPPGEPISNFPFWKWYMGAGMVLSVLVFAVAGITLRRRPWTPRVSAWLGVGISATSAGILLGIAADKMYYESYGWGGWLQWGLLLLAGILSPIFCAQALVIGRSLPTFLDLLGPREGRKWSKLSAVLCLTLAVTAVIAAETALGFVFDPRYRDFPYASLTMAVVPFALLMLNRPQIGVRPIAEAVFGGLLALSAAYILLNEGRVNWQAMWTCAIYLLFALTLWRARAEQSQG
- the glmU gene encoding bifunctional UDP-N-acetylglucosamine diphosphorylase/glucosamine-1-phosphate N-acetyltransferase GlmU — its product is MTARSSLTIVLAAGEGTRMRSSLPKVLHPVASQTLLAHVLGAAPQGTGTALAVVIGPDHQAVADEAKRIRSDALIFVQAERLGTAHAVLAAREAIARGVDDVLIAFGDTPLISAETLSRLRTPLANGAAIAALGFRAADPTGYGRFIVEGDRLVAIREHADASADERKIDLCNAGVMALDGRRALAILDKIGNANSKGEYYLTDAVGIAGDNGWESVVIETSEDEVRGINTKAQLAEAEAVMQTRLRKAAMEAGVTLIAPETVFLAADTIFGKDVTIEPFVVIGPGVSIADGAVIHSFSHIVETTLGKKVSIGPYARLRPGTSLGDGARIGNFVETKAATLEAGVKVNHLSYIGDATVGANSNIGAGTITCNYDGFKKHKTLIGQGAFVGTNSSLVAPVKIGNGAYIGSGSVITRDVPDDAMALERNQQTIREGGAARYREMKTSGKKTEKQTEK